The proteins below are encoded in one region of Rhododendron vialii isolate Sample 1 chromosome 7a, ASM3025357v1:
- the LOC131332047 gene encoding purine permease 1-like has translation MKWALLLLNAIFLTIGACGGPMVMRLYFIHGGNRVWLSSWLETGGWPINFIPLLVTYFLRRRKEGPAAKLYFMGRPVFVAATVIGILTGLDDYLYAYGVARLPVSTSSLVLASQLAFTAVFAFLLVKQKFTPYSINAIALLTIGAGVLALHTSSDRPEGESSKEYFMGFFMTVAAAVLYGFILPLVEMTYKKARQALTYTLVLEIQVVMCFFATVFCTIGMAINKDFKAIPREAREFGLGETTYYVVLVCSGLVWQGFFLGAIGVIFAGSTLLCAIIIAVLLPMTEILAVIFYKEKFTAEKGVSLVLSLWGFVSYFYGELKHSKEKSETQTPETEMAVDISVTTPS, from the exons atgaagtgggCTCTTCTCCTACTAAACGCCATCTTCCTCACCATCGGCGCCTGCGGCGGCCCCATGGTCATGCGCCTCTACTTCATCCATGGTGGCAACCGAGTATGGCTATCGAGCTGGTTGGAAACCGGCGGCTGGCCCATCAATTTCATTCCTCTTCTCGTAACCTACTTCCTCCGCCGCCGCAAAGAAGGCCCCGCCGCCAAGCTCTACTTCATGGGACGTCCGGTGTTTGTTGCCGCCACTGTCATTGGCATCCTCACCGGACTCGACGACTACCTCTATGCCTACGGGGTTGCCCGCCTCCCTGTATCGACCTCCTCTCTGGTGCTTGCGTCCCAACTGGCTTTCACCGCGGTCTTCGCATTTCTTCTGGTGAAGCAGAAGTTCACTCCGTATTCGATCAACGCAATAGCGTTGCTCACCATCGGAGCAGGTGTTCTAGCTCTTCACACGAGCAGTGATCGGCCGGAGGGAGAGTCGAGCAAGGAGTATTTTATGGGTTTCTTCATGACGGTGGCAGCTGCAGTTTTGTACGGGTTTATACTGCCGTTGGTGGAGATGACGTATAAGAAGGCAAGACAGGCTCTCACTTATACGCTGGTGTTGGAGATTCAGGTGGTCATGTGTTTCTTTGCTACTGTATTCTGCACTATTGGTATGGCTATCAACAAGGACTTCaag GCAATTCCAAGGGAGGCAAGAGAATTTGGACTCGGCGAAACAACATACTATGTGGTTCTGGTTTGCAGTGGCCTAGTATGGCAGGGTTTCTTTCTGGGTGCAATAGGAGTCATCttcgctggctcaactctgctCTGTGCTATCATCATCGCCGTTTTGCTCCCGATGACAGAAATCCTTGCCGTTATTTTCTATAAAGAAAAGTTCACAGCAGAGAAGGGGGTTTCTCTTGTTCTCTCACTATGGGGATTTGTTTCCTACTTTTATGGTGAGCTGAAACATAGCAAGGAGAAGAGTGAAACTCAAACTCCAGAAACAGAGATGGCAGTAGATATTAGTGTCACCACTCCATCATGA